The genomic region TGCACCCAGGTCGCCCTGCCCAGCAGGGCCAACACCAGCAGCAGCGTGAAGACCGATGCGCGCCTGATCGTCTTGTTCATCCCGAACATGAGGACGAGCGAGGCCGGGCGGATCGTTCCCGCCGTCCGGTTTTCTCATCTGCCGTTCAGAAAGCCCGCTTCGTACGCGGCGATGACCGCCTGCGTACGGTCCCGGGTGCCCGTCTTGGCCAGCACCGCCGCCACATGCGACTTCACCGTGGCCGGACCGACCTCCATCCGGCGGGCGATCTCCGCGTTGGTCAGCCCCTGCGCCATGTGCCGCAGCACCTCCCGCTCGCGTCCCGTGAGCTTCGCCACCCACTCCGGCGGCGCCGGGTACGCGCGTGCGTGCTCGGTCGCGAGGGTGCGGACGGCCGCCGGGAACAGCAGGCTGTCGCTGCGCGCCACCAGCCGGACCGCCTGCACGAGCGCGTCGGCGTCCGCCCGCTTCAGCAGGAACCCGGCGGCTCCGGCGCGCAGGGCGTCGTACACGTAGGAGTCGTTCTCGAAGGTCGTCACGACGACGATCCGGGGCGGGTCGTCCAGTGTGGCGAGGATCTGCTCGGTGGCGCGGATGCCGTCGATCTCCGGCATGCGGACGTCCATGAGGACGACGTCCGGCCGCAGGTCCCGGACGACCGACACGGCCTCGGCGCCGGTGGCCGCCTCGCCCACCACCTCCAGGTCCGGCTCGGCGGAGAGGATGGCGCGCAGCGCGCTGCGGACCATGCGCTCGTCGTCGGCGAGGACGACACGGATCGGCGTCGGGCGGGTCATGCGGGTCCTTTCATCGGCAGGCGGACGTGCAGCCGCCAGGTCTCCCCGGCCGGTCGGGACGAACCGGGTGAAACGGGTGAACCGGCAAGTCCGGACGAACCGGTGGCCGGTCCGGCCGTCATGGTGCCGCCCAGCAGCCTGACCCGGTCCGCGATGCCGCGCAGGCCGTGGCCGCCGCCGGGACGGGAGGAGGCGGGACCGGTGACCGCGGCGGGGCCGGACAACGGGTTCTCCACGGTGATCTCCAGCCCTGCGCCCGCCACCGCGATCCGTACGTCCACGGCGACCCGGTCGCCCGCGTGCCGGAGGGCGTTGCTCAGCCCCTCCTGGACGATCCGGTAACCCTCACGGGACAGCAGTGGAGGCAGCGCCTCCGGGTCGGCGTCGATCGTGGCCGTCACGCGCTGTCCGCCCGCCCGGGTGCGGCGCAGCAGCCCGTCGAGGTCGGCCGCGAGGGTCGGCGCCGGGGCCGTGCCGGGGGCGTCGCCCTCGCGCAACACGCCCAGTACGGCGTCGAGTTCGCCGACGGTGCGCCGGGTCGTGTCCTCGATCGCGGCGAGGGCCTCGCGGACGAACTCCGGGTCGGAGCCGAGGACGCGGCGCGCCGCGCTCGCCTGGAGACCGATCGCGCTCAACGCGTGGCCGACGGAGTCGTGCAGCTCCCGCGCCAGCCGGTTGCGTACGGCCAGGTCGGCGGCGCGGGCCTCGGCGGCCGCGAGCCGGCCCTCGGGGGACGGGCCGAGCAGCGCGGGCGCCCAACGGGCCAGCAGCGCACCGCAGCCGGCCGCGCAGCCGGCGAGGGCGACGAGCATCGCCACGCCCGCGACCGGCGCGAGCGCCAACGCCCAGGTGTGACCGAGGACTTCGGGCAGCCCGAGCCGGGTGCCGCGCAGTGCCGCGAAGACCGGCAGCACGATCAGCACGGCGGCGAACGGCGGCACGGCCAGCGACATCCCGGCGATGATCCCGCCGGCCCCGAGATGCAGCGTGAACCAGCCCGCCGTACGGCCCTTCTCGCCCCGCGTCCGGGCCGGTCCCAAGGCGAGCCGGTCCGCGTCGACACCGCACAGCCAGCGCACGGCGGCGGCCTCCAGCGGCCGGGTCAGCGGGAACAGGGACGTGACGGCGGCGAGCGGCAGCGCCACGCCGAAGGAGGCGAGCTGGAGGGGAAAGGACGCGAAGACGTCCGTGCTGCCGGTGGCCGGGCCGATGATCACCGAGCCGACCAGGACGTACGGCAT from Streptomyces chartreusis NRRL 3882 harbors:
- a CDS encoding response regulator transcription factor; this encodes MTRPTPIRVVLADDERMVRSALRAILSAEPDLEVVGEAATGAEAVSVVRDLRPDVVLMDVRMPEIDGIRATEQILATLDDPPRIVVVTTFENDSYVYDALRAGAAGFLLKRADADALVQAVRLVARSDSLLFPAAVRTLATEHARAYPAPPEWVAKLTGREREVLRHMAQGLTNAEIARRMEVGPATVKSHVAAVLAKTGTRDRTQAVIAAYEAGFLNGR
- a CDS encoding sensor histidine kinase; translation: MRQAARSLFGRRARLRWVHLILGGALAMPYVLVGSVIIGPATGSTDVFASFPLQLASFGVALPLAAVTSLFPLTRPLEAAAVRWLCGVDADRLALGPARTRGEKGRTAGWFTLHLGAGGIIAGMSLAVPPFAAVLIVLPVFAALRGTRLGLPEVLGHTWALALAPVAGVAMLVALAGCAAGCGALLARWAPALLGPSPEGRLAAAEARAADLAVRNRLARELHDSVGHALSAIGLQASAARRVLGSDPEFVREALAAIEDTTRRTVGELDAVLGVLREGDAPGTAPAPTLAADLDGLLRRTRAGGQRVTATIDADPEALPPLLSREGYRIVQEGLSNALRHAGDRVAVDVRIAVAGAGLEITVENPLSGPAAVTGPASSRPGGGHGLRGIADRVRLLGGTMTAGPATGSSGLAGSPVSPGSSRPAGETWRLHVRLPMKGPA